In Edaphobacter paludis, a single window of DNA contains:
- a CDS encoding sodium:solute symporter family protein — MTKLAPVDILILALYFALVVFIGFYAKGKANTSEDFFLAGREMTAWIAGLSFVSANLGSLELMGWAGAAYQYGILAMHWYWIGAIPAMLFLGIVMMPFYYISKTHSVPGYLQLRFGEPARGLSAISFGIMTILMSGVNMYAMAVVMQTVLGWNISFSIWVGAATVALYVMLGGLRSAIINEVLQFVLIWAGAAMIPILGLIEAGGWTNLKAQIAVNVGRSDYTHLWSTLGHFKDNPMGVHWTGIVFGLGFVISFGYWTTDFLVVQRVLSANNLRAAKMAPVIGAAFKMAVPFIVIVPGLLALAVLKNPDGSVMHLVPASIAQVTGQHSYDDVLPLMLIRYCGPGLLGLGITALVAGFMSGMAGNVSAFSTVWTYDIYGAFINKKASDKHYVAMGRWSTVIGMLVSVATAYLVMNAASIMDYVQALFTFFIAPLFGTVVLGMLWKRATHAGGFCGLLAGTVSSIGMFVWTHSDPGALRYIALSADAKPMAENLYRGLWSWLICVSVTVIVSLVTKPVPVEQLGGLVYGVTPIPDDGSKTLWQKPIFWAIVVITIFFILNLMLW, encoded by the coding sequence ATGACCAAGCTTGCCCCGGTGGACATCCTGATTCTGGCGTTGTACTTCGCGCTGGTCGTATTCATCGGCTTTTACGCGAAGGGCAAGGCGAACACCAGCGAGGACTTCTTCCTGGCCGGACGCGAGATGACGGCCTGGATCGCGGGGCTGAGCTTCGTGTCGGCCAACCTGGGATCGCTGGAACTGATGGGCTGGGCAGGTGCGGCGTACCAGTACGGCATTCTTGCTATGCACTGGTACTGGATCGGTGCGATTCCTGCGATGCTATTTCTCGGCATCGTGATGATGCCGTTCTATTACATCTCGAAGACACATTCGGTACCCGGTTATCTGCAACTGCGGTTCGGTGAGCCAGCCCGCGGGTTGTCGGCGATCTCGTTCGGCATCATGACGATTCTGATGAGCGGCGTGAACATGTATGCCATGGCCGTGGTGATGCAAACGGTTCTTGGCTGGAACATCAGCTTCAGCATCTGGGTGGGCGCGGCCACGGTGGCGCTCTATGTGATGCTGGGCGGCTTGCGGTCGGCCATCATCAATGAGGTCTTGCAGTTTGTGCTGATCTGGGCGGGCGCGGCGATGATCCCCATCCTTGGGCTGATCGAGGCCGGTGGATGGACGAACCTTAAAGCGCAGATTGCCGTGAACGTAGGCCGCAGCGACTATACGCATCTGTGGAGCACGCTGGGTCATTTCAAAGACAACCCCATGGGCGTGCATTGGACCGGGATCGTCTTTGGGCTGGGATTCGTCATTAGTTTCGGATATTGGACAACCGACTTTCTCGTCGTCCAGCGTGTACTGAGTGCGAATAATCTGCGCGCAGCAAAGATGGCTCCGGTTATCGGAGCAGCCTTTAAAATGGCGGTTCCCTTCATCGTCATCGTGCCCGGCCTGCTGGCATTGGCGGTGCTGAAAAACCCCGACGGCAGCGTGATGCACCTGGTGCCCGCCAGCATTGCCCAGGTCACCGGACAACATAGCTACGACGACGTACTTCCGCTGATGCTGATCCGCTACTGTGGACCGGGCCTGCTGGGATTAGGCATTACCGCGTTGGTCGCCGGATTTATGAGCGGCATGGCGGGCAATGTCAGCGCATTCTCGACGGTGTGGACGTACGACATCTACGGCGCCTTCATCAACAAAAAAGCCAGTGACAAACACTACGTCGCCATGGGCCGCTGGTCGACCGTGATCGGCATGTTGGTGAGCGTTGCGACTGCTTACCTCGTCATGAACGCGGCCAGCATCATGGACTACGTTCAGGCGCTGTTTACTTTTTTCATCGCGCCGCTGTTCGGCACAGTAGTGCTCGGCATGTTGTGGAAACGGGCGACCCATGCCGGCGGCTTCTGCGGCCTATTGGCGGGAACGGTGTCTTCGATCGGCATGTTTGTCTGGACGCATAGCGATCCCGGGGCGTTGCGCTATATCGCCCTTAGCGCGGATGCGAAGCCGATGGCAGAGAACCTCTATCGCGGACTGTGGAGCTGGCTGATCTGCGTGAGTGTCACGGTGATAGTGAGTCTGGTGACCAAGCCTGTTCCAGTAGAGCAGCTTGGCGGGCTGGTCTATGGCGTTACGCCGATCCCAGATGATGGATCGAAGACGCTTTGGCAGAAGCCAATCTTTTGGGCCATCGTGGTCATCACCATCTTCTTTATTTTGAATTTGATGTTGTGGTAG
- a CDS encoding thioredoxin domain-containing protein: MPTHAMRLHEWGTRHPAAGDLIEWFGAGFDGGTMGIIRTCKSCGQKNRTGAGHLADKGRCGACKADLGPVDEPIAVTTAEFDEIVQGAKVPVLVDFWAAWCGPCRAAAPEVARTAKDMAGRGVVLKVDTEKEQGLAARYRVQGIPNFMVFAGGKAVRQQAGLVGHEVMEGWMREAAG; encoded by the coding sequence ATGCCCACTCATGCGATGAGACTGCATGAATGGGGCACCCGGCACCCGGCGGCTGGTGACTTGATAGAGTGGTTCGGTGCGGGCTTTGACGGAGGGACGATGGGAATCATCAGGACGTGTAAGAGTTGTGGGCAGAAGAACCGGACGGGCGCGGGGCATCTGGCTGATAAAGGACGGTGCGGGGCGTGCAAGGCAGACCTGGGGCCGGTGGATGAGCCTATTGCGGTGACGACGGCGGAGTTCGACGAGATTGTGCAGGGGGCGAAGGTTCCTGTGCTGGTCGACTTCTGGGCTGCGTGGTGCGGGCCCTGTCGCGCGGCTGCTCCGGAGGTGGCGCGTACGGCGAAGGATATGGCCGGGCGCGGTGTGGTGCTGAAGGTGGACACGGAGAAGGAGCAGGGACTGGCGGCGCGGTATCGCGTGCAGGGAATTCCGAACTTCATGGTCTTTGCGGGAGGAAAGGCGGTTCGGCAGCAGGCGGGGCTGGTGGGGCACGAGGTGATGGAGGGGTGGATGCGGGAGGCGGCAGGCTAA
- a CDS encoding class I SAM-dependent methyltransferase — protein sequence MDHLKDWFVDGTRDWWGVRPPSPNQRQNRSDLWVVNAVMTLHHVRPSYCEELRLERAHFSGKRVLEVGSGPLAPILQFSGCIRHCLDPLVNMYMAAGWPLYDYDAKFVSMGGERMPYPDAYFDSVISVNALDHVDDFGQVASEMHRVVKPGGSIDFEVEYHAPTVPEPIEMTDEKVLEAFHGFELKPVISRTGHEMFETLASRFDLIPNQFERFGKERFVTWHGIKI from the coding sequence TTGGATCACCTGAAGGACTGGTTCGTCGATGGCACCAGGGATTGGTGGGGTGTCAGACCCCCCTCACCAAACCAGCGGCAGAATCGATCTGATCTTTGGGTGGTAAATGCCGTCATGACGCTGCATCACGTGCGCCCCAGTTATTGTGAAGAGTTGCGGCTGGAAAGAGCTCATTTCAGCGGCAAGCGCGTACTGGAAGTCGGAAGCGGCCCTCTCGCTCCCATCCTTCAGTTTTCCGGATGCATTCGACATTGTCTCGACCCTCTGGTGAACATGTATATGGCTGCCGGATGGCCCCTATATGATTACGACGCGAAGTTTGTCAGCATGGGCGGGGAGCGGATGCCCTATCCTGACGCCTATTTCGATTCCGTCATTTCAGTCAATGCGCTCGATCATGTAGACGACTTCGGCCAGGTTGCTTCCGAGATGCACCGCGTAGTGAAGCCGGGCGGAAGTATTGACTTCGAAGTGGAATATCACGCGCCCACCGTACCCGAGCCAATCGAGATGACAGACGAGAAGGTCCTGGAAGCGTTCCACGGATTCGAACTGAAGCCAGTGATTAGTCGTACAGGGCACGAAATGTTTGAAACGCTTGCCAGCAGATTTGATTTGATCCCGAACCAGTTCGAACGGTTTGGGAAAGAGCGATTTGTTACCTGGCATGGCATAAAGATTTGA
- the ffh gene encoding signal recognition particle protein yields MFENLSDKLQRSFKNLRGQGTITEENISDALREIRLALLESDVNLNVVTELIEHIRARALGEQVATALSPSEQIVKIVHDELVNVLGKDTARFQKSSQPPSVILMAGLQGSGKTTTSGKLAQWLKKAGHRPMLVSVDVYRPAAREQLAIVATSINAQLYKGDTKGEPADSKLVERLAKEAKREAANYGCDILIVDTAGRNHIDDALMAEMAMLKKLLNPSEILFVADAMTGQDAVNSAKAFNDHLTITGAILTKMDGDARGGAALSIRHVTGAPIKFLGTGEKPDAFEPFHPDRIVSRIMGHGDIATLLERAESTLDRGKAEQFAKKALSGDGFSLDDFREQLRQIKKMGSMKSILKMLPSVGPFAGMQQAVENVDEGQFTRVESIINSMTNKERQNHELINGSRRKRIAAGSGTTVQDVNNLLRQYGQMRKMFKTMGSGGGIKAQQRMMSQMQGRQKFGR; encoded by the coding sequence ATGTTTGAAAATCTAAGCGACAAACTCCAGCGCTCCTTTAAGAACCTCCGCGGCCAGGGCACCATCACCGAAGAGAACATCTCCGACGCCCTCCGCGAGATCCGCCTCGCCCTGCTCGAGTCCGACGTCAACCTCAACGTCGTCACCGAACTCATCGAGCACATCCGCGCCCGCGCCCTCGGCGAGCAAGTCGCCACCGCCCTCTCTCCCTCCGAACAGATCGTCAAAATCGTTCACGACGAGCTCGTCAACGTCCTCGGCAAGGACACCGCCCGCTTCCAGAAGTCTTCGCAGCCGCCGTCGGTCATCCTCATGGCTGGCCTGCAAGGCTCCGGTAAAACCACGACCTCCGGCAAGCTCGCCCAGTGGCTGAAAAAAGCAGGTCACCGACCCATGCTCGTCTCGGTCGACGTCTATCGCCCCGCCGCCCGCGAGCAGCTCGCCATCGTCGCCACCTCCATCAACGCGCAGCTCTACAAAGGCGACACCAAGGGCGAGCCAGCAGACTCCAAACTCGTTGAACGCCTCGCCAAAGAGGCCAAGCGCGAAGCCGCCAACTACGGCTGCGACATCCTCATCGTCGACACCGCTGGCCGCAACCACATCGACGACGCTCTCATGGCCGAGATGGCCATGCTCAAAAAGCTACTCAACCCCAGCGAGATCCTCTTCGTCGCCGACGCCATGACCGGCCAGGACGCCGTCAACTCCGCCAAAGCCTTCAACGACCATCTCACCATCACCGGAGCCATCCTCACCAAGATGGACGGAGACGCTCGCGGCGGCGCTGCTCTCTCCATCCGCCACGTCACCGGCGCGCCCATCAAGTTCCTCGGCACCGGCGAAAAGCCCGACGCCTTCGAGCCCTTCCACCCCGACCGCATCGTCAGCCGCATCATGGGCCACGGCGACATCGCCACCCTGCTCGAACGCGCTGAATCAACCCTCGACCGCGGTAAAGCCGAGCAGTTCGCCAAAAAGGCCCTCTCCGGCGACGGCTTCTCGCTCGACGACTTCCGCGAGCAGCTCCGTCAAATTAAAAAGATGGGCAGCATGAAGTCCATCCTCAAGATGCTACCCTCGGTCGGCCCCTTCGCGGGCATGCAGCAGGCCGTCGAAAACGTGGACGAAGGCCAGTTCACCCGCGTCGAATCCATCATCAACTCGATGACGAACAAAGAGCGCCAGAACCACGAGCTGATCAACGGCAGCCGCCGCAAGCGCATCGCCGCAGGCTCCGGCACCACAGTGCAGGACGTCAACAACCTCCTCCGCCAATACGGCCAGATGCGAAAGATGTTCAAAACCATGGGCTCAGGCGGCGGCATCAAAGCCCAGCAACGCATGATGAGCCAAATGCAAGGGCGGCAGAAGTTCGGGAGGTAG
- a CDS encoding EAL domain-containing protein, producing MIIGPQGCGACKDGVHEPFPFSMAFQPIVQVDTRRVFAYEALVRGPNDEPASTIFGQLTDENRYSFDQSCRVKAITLARRLNLAETGAALSINFIPGAVYSPVACIQLTLKTAQSVGFPLDRLIFEITEVEKIADRKHLLGIVNEYRRHGFRVAIDDLGAGYSGLNVLADVPVEIVKLDMDLTRNLDRRPVAMAIVRSMVELCRTLNIEFIAEGVETISEFAALQDCGVNLIQGYFVARPAFEALPEFSLPEDGPGPMGASHEQTVR from the coding sequence ATGATCATCGGCCCACAAGGCTGTGGCGCATGCAAGGATGGCGTTCACGAGCCGTTTCCGTTCAGTATGGCTTTTCAGCCAATTGTGCAGGTAGATACGAGACGCGTCTTTGCTTACGAAGCATTAGTTCGAGGCCCGAATGACGAACCCGCGAGTACGATCTTCGGGCAATTAACAGACGAGAACAGGTATAGCTTCGACCAGAGCTGCCGGGTCAAAGCGATCACGCTTGCGCGCCGGTTGAACCTGGCGGAGACGGGCGCGGCGCTTTCGATCAATTTTATTCCGGGAGCCGTGTATAGTCCGGTGGCTTGCATTCAACTTACGTTGAAGACCGCGCAGAGTGTCGGATTTCCATTGGATCGACTGATCTTCGAGATTACGGAGGTCGAGAAGATAGCTGACCGGAAGCATTTGCTGGGTATTGTGAACGAGTACCGCCGGCACGGCTTCAGGGTGGCGATTGATGATCTGGGCGCTGGTTATTCGGGCTTGAACGTGCTGGCAGATGTGCCGGTAGAGATCGTGAAGCTGGATATGGATTTGACTCGGAATCTGGACAGGCGGCCAGTGGCCATGGCAATTGTGCGGTCGATGGTGGAACTGTGCCGCACTCTCAATATAGAGTTCATTGCCGAGGGTGTGGAGACGATCTCGGAGTTCGCGGCGCTGCAGGATTGTGGCGTGAACCTGATCCAGGGTTATTTCGTCGCCAGGCCTGCCTTTGAGGCGTTGCCGGAGTTTTCGCTGCCAGAGGATGGCCCCGGTCCTATGGGCGCTTCTCATGAGCAGACGGTGAGGTAG
- a CDS encoding site-specific tyrosine recombinase: protein MRDTTQNSGNVRVMQEFIAYLRVEKGLRPASCEAYQVDLEQFAEHVEGRNGVLVSAVQADVSAFMEGLRGHGVESRSIARKLSALRGFYRWLLMDKRIDHDPTVNIETPSSGKVLPKSLAEGEVGEMLERTGVAARAADADGLALRDHAILELLYAGGLRVGEICSLHVEDLHLDQARAQVRGKGDKERIVPLGRSAVEALERYLSLGRPGLVRGMQRTLFLSVRGNALTRQWVWEMVKSASGTGTKASPHMLRHSCATHMVEHGADLRSVQTLLGHADIATTQVYTHVALGHLKAVHRAHHPRGKKRLRVDA from the coding sequence ATGCGGGATACGACCCAGAACTCAGGAAACGTGCGGGTTATGCAGGAGTTTATCGCGTACCTGCGCGTGGAGAAGGGGCTGCGCCCGGCCAGTTGTGAGGCGTATCAGGTCGATCTGGAGCAGTTCGCGGAGCATGTCGAGGGGCGGAATGGGGTGCTGGTGTCGGCGGTGCAGGCCGATGTGAGCGCGTTTATGGAAGGGCTGCGCGGGCATGGAGTCGAGTCGCGGTCGATTGCGCGGAAGCTGAGCGCTCTGCGGGGGTTTTATCGCTGGCTGCTTATGGATAAGCGGATCGACCATGATCCTACGGTCAATATTGAGACTCCGTCGAGCGGGAAGGTGCTACCGAAGTCCCTTGCCGAGGGTGAAGTGGGCGAGATGCTGGAGCGCACCGGCGTGGCTGCGCGGGCGGCGGATGCGGATGGTCTGGCGCTGCGCGACCATGCGATTCTGGAGCTGCTTTATGCGGGTGGATTGAGGGTTGGGGAGATCTGCTCGCTGCATGTGGAGGATTTGCATTTAGATCAGGCTCGGGCGCAGGTAAGAGGCAAGGGTGATAAGGAGAGGATAGTTCCTCTGGGTCGGAGTGCAGTGGAAGCGCTGGAGCGGTATCTGTCGCTGGGGCGGCCTGGTTTGGTGCGTGGGATGCAGCGAACCCTGTTTCTCAGTGTGCGCGGGAATGCGTTGACGCGGCAGTGGGTTTGGGAGATGGTGAAGAGCGCTTCGGGGACAGGGACGAAGGCGAGTCCGCATATGCTTCGGCATAGTTGCGCGACACACATGGTCGAGCATGGTGCGGATTTGAGGAGCGTGCAGACGCTGCTCGGCCATGCGGATATTGCGACCACCCAGGTTTATACGCATGTGGCGCTGGGGCATCTGAAGGCGGTGCATCGGGCGCATCATCCGCGCGGGAAGAAGAGGTTGAGAGTTGATGCCTAA